TTTGCATTGTGAAAATAATATACTGTGCCGTTAAATACATGCATAAAAGAAAGCCACCATTGTACATCCTTATGAAATTCGCCAGATAGTTTCGCTTTGTGTCGCTGCTGCTGAAGGGGTTTAATCGTGTCCAGTATCCGCCGCAGAAAGAATTTTCCTCCTCTGACAGCCTGACAGGCCCAATTAAGGGACCCCGCTATGCTTTGTAGCTGAGTTTTTGTCGCGCGCTTCTTTCCTCGGATCTGGAGGAGTCGCTGCCGCAGTTGCTGCAACTTGTCACTTCCAAGTGACAGGGTGTTGTTTCGCGTGTCGATGTCGACACCGAGAAACGTGATACGTTGAGTAGGccccaccaccttcttccagctaATGTTGAAACCCAGTTCCCTCAATAATCTAATTAAAGACAGTAACatgtcattgcactcttgtctgGTAGCTGCTACCAGAAGAAAATCATCAATATACGCTAACACACCTGGCATGCCTTTCCGTGCCATGCATCTGCGAATAGCTTGCGACAGGCGATGGAAGTGTGATGGCCCTACGTTGCTGCCAAAAGGCAGCCGACTGTCAAAGAGATAAGTAGGTTTCTTTTCACCTGTGAAATGCCATTTCAGCCCAGTCATACAATAATCGTCCGGACTGATGCATACTGACCGATAGGCGGACTGCAAGTCTACTTTTGCACACCAATACCCTGTCTTCGCTAGGGCGCACGCGTCAGATACGGTTTGAAATTTAGCTGACTCAGGTATAGTGTGAAAGGCGCCACGCGAAATCCTAAGCCATATCCATCTTTAAATCTGTTCCAGATCcagctttttgttgttgttctttttgatcAGTAAAGTTCTACAAGTTTGATAGTTTTTAGATTTTATTTAGTCATTAATTTTACACTAAATGTGTGTAAGATAGATTCAAGGTTTATTCAGAATATGCAGGAACATTTTGCTGTAAGAATGAGGTGCGCTTCCTGTTCCGGCGCTTCCTGTCTGCCATTTTTCCTAGTATAAGCCACAGTTTTTTGTTCCATTAACATCAGCCATAAACATGACGCACAAAGGTCATCATTGGGTAAATATTGTTCAAATTGTTTCTATTGTTAATTTTCTATTCAGGAATAATTATATTTGTCTTGTAGTAAGGAAAAGTTTATTGTTTTGTACGTTTTTTGGTACAGTCTTTCACCATGTGGTGTTTCAGTATTCGCCATGATGTGTGCACTTTTACAAAGTTTATTTCACTGTTTAATTAGTGTTCAGTGTGTCAAATTCAAGTAAGAGTGGTATTTTATACATGTTTGCCTTTCATCTAAAATGTTGGTAGTGTATGGAAATGCATTTGTGCCAAAGGATAACGTTTCatagttattttgtttttaaccattTTCCCAGTCAACAGTGTGCTTACCTGTGATTCAGAATaagtttttggtttgttttgttattccCTTTTTGTGTAAAGTGTGTAAGAGATAAAGGTAATGATCAGAGCTCTTTTTCTAAGTTGGTAAAATTCTTATTATCTCCCTTTAAGTGTAATAGAACAGTTTTTAAAATGACAAGTTTCACAGgttgtttccctttgtttttgttgtgtcagTGTAATGTTAGTAGTTGTTCATTATTAGTATGGTCGAGTGATTGTTATGTTACATTGTTTTCAGTTTGACGGTGCAGTATGTTGATTAAACATCACAAGTTCAACTACTCATCAGTTCTGCCAGGCTTGTTTTGTGCGGCTGTGACAGTCAAACCAATGGCTAACCCATGCCTGGACAACCACGTCTGACTCCAACCCACAGCAACGAATAAATCAGAGCATCATCAACATGAGTCAGTCAGAGGAGTCAACCAGACCAAAACGTGAAGTCAGATACACAGAAAAGTACCAACTATACAAAGAAGAAATGGACGCCAAGAAAGGTCAAAATGCTAAACCACCAAGTGCTACAGTCACACCAAAGGAAGACACTTTCAAAGACACTTATGAAGCATGGAAAAGGGGTATGCAAACCATACGTCAGAACCTAAAACACCAACTGTCTGATGAAGAGCTCACCAACGTAATACAGACAGCAGAAAATTTACGGAAGTGTGTTTTAGAAGCTTTCACGAACATTACAACTCCTGACCACTTGACACTAAGGAGAATGGACTGCTGCTCtgccaacaccaacaacattgTATCGCTAGCGCAAATACGCATGAGTGAAACAGATCAGCTTGCTTGgaaccaagaagaagaaacagcacGCCTGCGTGTCATGTTGGACACGGAATATGCCCATTCAGTCTATGGGTCTAAAACCTCTGGTTCTGGCAGAAGTTGTAGCAGCAGCGCTTCCTTGTGGTCATCACAAGAGAGTATTGCTACAAAACGAGCTGAGGCGTTGGCTAAGCTTGCAGCTCAGGAAGTCGAGATGCAGACACGGCAAGAAATTGCGGCAGAGAGAGCACGCCTAGACCGCTTGGAGGCAGAACAGAACATCAGGGCTACAAAGGCCATGATCAAAGCTTATGATGAGCTGGGGCACCCAGAAGCAAGACCCACCGTCCGTCAGGGAGCCCATAAGGATAACGTGACCACCCATAACCAGACTCTCGTCAACGACAACCGTCAGCCGCCTTGCGCTCACGTCAGTTACAGTCGCTTGCCACCATGTGAGCCGTCCACTTTCACTGGTGACCCACTTCAGTTCGTCAAGTGGAAGCGATCATTCGAGGGCTTGATTGGTCACACGCACATTTCATACGCAGAGAAGCTGGCCCTGCTTGAGCGCTACACCGCCGGAGAAGCGTATGAATGTATCGAGGGAGCATTCTTCAGGTTCGACACTGAAGCATACGACGACGCATGGAGAACGCTGAACGAACGCTATGGACATCCATCTGTAATACTGAACGCCTTCAGAAAGAAACTCAACAACTGGCCAAAGGTGGGAGGAAGAGAGTACAACGATCTGCGAAGATTTTCAGACTTTCTCGTCACCGTGGATAACGCCTCACCCCACATCCCGGGTCTCAAGCAtcttgatgatgaagaggaGAATAAGAAGCTGCTACAGAAGCTACCAGACTGGATCATCACAAAGTGGGGAAACGTGGTAGCACAACATGATACAGACGGCCGTAGTTACCCAAGCTTCCATTGTTTCACCCAGTTTCTCGCCTCACAGGCCAAAGTCGCGACTAGGCCAGTGTGCTCTCTACAAGCTCTAAAAGAGGACAAAGGAGAGACCAAACCATCACATCCTACCAAGTACAGAGGACCTAACCGTACAGCCGTAAGCATGGCAACGACTACAGATCAGCAGGtgaaccacacacaaaacactccAGATGTCGACTCACAATCTACTCGCAAGCTTTGTGTCTTTTGCAAACAGACCAACCATTTTCTACCAAACTGTCAAACCTTTCAAGCCAGGCCTGCTGAAGAACGAAGAACTTTCGTTAAGGAGCAGAGACGGTGTTTCAGGTGTTTGCGAACAGGTCACCATGCGAAAGACTGTAAAAATCATCACACCTGCAAGAAATGCCAAGGCAAACACCCCACAGCGCTCCATGACGATAATTTTGTCAACAAGAAAGGAGACCGCACCAAAGACGCTGCAGGTACGCAAGCCACAGAAACGACAGCAACAACCTGCAAGGTGTCATGCAACGCTTCCTCACACAGTGCGTTGACGGTTCCAGTGTGGATATCCACAAAGCAAGATCCTGACAAGGAAAGATTAGTCTACGCCCTCATAGACTCACAAAGCGACACAACCTTCGTTGAACGTTCAGTCGTAGACTTCTTGAATCCATCCTCCAGAGAAACCACGCGTCTCAAGATAGAGACACTCAGAGACGACATCCAGTCAGGGATTGTATGCGACAGAGTCTCGGACCTGCGTGTGCGAGCCTACAACAGTGACACTTTTGTTGAGCTACCACCTGCCTACTCCATTGATTACATTCCTTTGCGACAAAGCACCATACCCACTTGCAACACTGCAAAAAGCTGGAGCCATCTGCAGCAGATTGCGCATGAGTTACCTCCCCTACTCAACTGTGATCCTGGCGTTCTCATCGGGTTCAACTGTTCTCATGCGTTCCTGCCCAGACAATACATAGTCGGTGGTGACTCGGAGCCGTTTGCAGTGAGGACAGATCTAGGATGGGGCATCGTTGGGAAAACCTCGCCGACGTCACAAGGTTCTTCATCTGAGAACGTAAGCGTCTGCAATCGTGTCACAACCAAAGAACTCCCAGTCATCAAACCAAAGGACGCATGTCGTATATTGGAAAGAGACTTTGAGCAGGACGAAAAAGATGGCAAGCCCACTTCACAAGAAGATGAGTTGTTCATGAACATTCTCAGCGCAAACGTTGCAAGAGACAGTGACGGACACCTACAGATGCCGCTTCCCTTCAAGAAAAAACCTGTTCTTCCAAACAACTACGTACTGGCAGCCCAACGTTTGGAACACTTGAAGAAGAAGCTACAAAGAAACACAGAGTACTACAATGAGTACAACGAGTTCATGAACGACATCATAAGAAGAGGTGATGCAGAAGAAGCCAAAGAAACCACAGGCCAAGAATGGTATATACCACATCATGGTGTTTTCCATCCTCAGAAGAAGAAACTCAGAGTTGTCTTTGACTGTTCTGCAAAGTTCAACAACACGTGCCTCAACGACCATCTACTTGTCGGCCCAAACCTCATTAACAACTTGGTGGGCATCCTCAGTCGATTTCGACAGCACTCTGTCGCTTTCACCTGCGACGTGGAGAAAATGTTCCACCAGTTCCGAGTGACTGAAGAACACTGTGACTTCCTACGTTTCCTCTGGTGGAAAGACGGCAACCTCACAGACAGCCCCGCTGTGTACCGAATGAAGGTACATCTGTTCGGAGCTGCTTCCTCTCCAGGCTGCGCCAACTACGGACTCAAACATCTAGCCAAAGAAAACCAGGACAAGTTCACAGAAGGGTCTCACTTCATTGAAAGGGACTTCTATGTGGATGATGGGCTATCCAGCCAGCCGACAGAGGAGAAAGCCATTAACCTCATCAAAGAAGCGGTAGCAATCTGCTCCACAGGAGGCCTGAGACTCCACAAATTCGCATCCAACAGTCACAAGGTGATGGAGTCGATTCCAATGTCAGAACGCAACGGAAACATGCAAACGATGGACCTCAACTTCCATGATCTGCCGCTGGAACGAACTCTTGGAATGCAGTGGTCTATAGACAACGACACTCTCCATTTCTCCTTCATGCCCAGTGAACGGCCATGCACACGACGAGGCATCCTAGCCATTGTTGCCTCTTTGTATGATCCCTTGGGGCTGATCGCACCATACGTTCTGACGGGCAAACAGATTCTGCAAGAGGTTTGTCACAAAGGCACCAAATGGGACGATCCTGTGCCGATAGAACTGCAGTCAGCATGGAACACCTGGAAAGAAGACATGGATCAGCTGAAACTCGTTTCTATCCCAAGGTGTTACTACCCAGCCAACTTTGGTTCTATCACCAACGTCCAGCTTCATCACTTCTCAGATgccagcaccacaggctatggaATGTGCACCTACCTGAGACTGGTGAATGCTGAGGGTCAAACGCACTGTTCTCTTGTCGCTGCCAAGGCAAGAGTGGCTCCCAAGAAAATTGTGAGCATTCCTCGTCTCGAACTGGCAGCTGCCGTTGTGGCTGCAGAGGTTGGTCACGCCATCAAACAAGAACTCAGCTACACCATCAGTGAAGAATTCTTCTGGACAGACTCTCGTGTAGTGCTGGGCTACATCAATAACGAGGCAAGGAGGTTCCATGTTTTTGTTGCCAATCGAGTGCAGAAGATCAGAAACCTCTCGGACCCAAGTCAATGGCATTACGTCCCATCTGAAGACAATCCTGCAGATCACGCTTCAAGAGGTTTAAGAGCAGCTGAGCTGATGCACAGCAAATGGTTTTCCGGACCCAAGTTTCTGTGGGAAACTAAGCTCTCCCTACCCTCGGCTACGTCATCAGCTCTCAAGCCTGAAGACCCAGAAGTTCGCACTGCCTTGACAACCCAAACTACGTCCTGTGCAGTAGATTTGGATGACAGACTATCTCGTTTCTCAAGCTGGAATGTGGCAGCACGTGTGATGACAAGAATCTTGCGACTCAACAAGTCTCGCGACAAAAGCTCAACAGCAGAACTTTCTGTGGAGGAAATTCACAATGCCAAACTCTCCATCATCAGAGGTGTCCAGTCTCAGTTCTTGGCAGCAGAAATCTCATGTCTCTCCAAGAAGGGAAGTTTGCCTCAAACGAACAAGCTTCATCGCACCGAGCCATTCCTGCAAGACGGAATTCTTCGTGTTGGTGGGAGACTCAAGAAAGGTTCATTCTCCATGGGTGAAAAGCATCCCATCATTCTCCCCAAGAACTCTCACGTCACAAGACTCGTGATACTCCATTGTCACGAGAAAATCAAGCACCAAGGTAGAGGAATGACACTCAACGAAATCCGCTCCCaaggcttctgggtacctggagGCTCCAAGCAGGTTGCGAAGGTTCTCAGCAAGTGTGTCGTCTGCAGAAAGCTGCGAAGTGACGCCCAAGGTCAACAGATGGCTGATCTACCCAAAGAAAGAGTCGAACCATCCCCTCCCTTCACGTACGTGGGAATGGACTGCTTCGGCCCTATGTTGGTGAAGAACGGAAGAAAGGAAGTGAAGCGCTACGGTCTTCTCTTCACCTGTTTCTGCTCCAGAGCGGTTCATCTTGAAATGCTCGACGATATGACCACAGACTCGCTCATCAACGGCATTCGCTGCTTTATCGCAATCAGGGGTGCTGCGCAGAAGATTTTCTGTGACCAAGGTACCAACTTTGTGGGAGCAGACAATGAACTCAGGAGTGCATTGAAAGAAATGGATGAAGATGAACTCAAACAGCGGCTTAGAGACCACCAAATCCAGTTTGTCTTCAACACTCCATACGCAAGCCACGCAGGGGGTGTGTGGGAGAGACAAGTACAGACCGTGAAATCGGTGCTACGAGCCACGACTGCACTCTGCCCCGGACGACTTGACGACTCGTCTCTTCGTACAATGTTGTACGAATCCATGGCCATCGTGAACTGTCGACCCATCACTGCTGTTCATCAAGGTGACCCAACCTCACCAGAACCCCTCACTCCAAACCACATCCTCACCATGAAATCCAGTGTTCCCCTTCCCCCACCAGGCAAGTTCATGACAGAGGACTTGTTTCTGCGAAAGCGCTGGCGTCGCGTCCAGTTCCTGGCACAGCAGTTCTGGTCTAGATGGCGCAAGGAGTACATCTTGGCACTCACCCAACGACAGAAGTGGCTTCACCCCAAGAGGAACCTCAAGGTGGGAGACGTGGTTCTGGTGAAAGACCAAGAACT
This Littorina saxatilis isolate snail1 linkage group LG17, US_GU_Lsax_2.0, whole genome shotgun sequence DNA region includes the following protein-coding sequences:
- the LOC138953258 gene encoding uncharacterized protein, with the protein product MSQSEESTRPKREVRYTEKYQLYKEEMDAKKGQNAKPPSATVTPKEDTFKDTYEAWKRGMQTIRQNLKHQLSDEELTNVIQTAENLRKCVLEAFTNITTPDHLTLRRMDCCSANTNNIVSLAQIRMSETDQLAWNQEEETARLRVMLDTEYAHSVYGSKTSGSGRSCSSSASLWSSQESIATKRAEALAKLAAQEVEMQTRQEIAAERARLDRLEAEQNIRATKAMIKAYDELGHPEARPTVRQGAHKDNVTTHNQTLVNDNRQPPCAHVSYSRLPPCEPSTFTGDPLQFVKWKRSFEGLIGHTHISYAEKLALLERYTAGEAYECIEGAFFRFDTEAYDDAWRTLNERYGHPSVILNAFRKKLNNWPKVGGREYNDLRRFSDFLVTVDNASPHIPGLKHLDDEEENKKLLQKLPDWIITKWGNVVAQHDTDGRSYPSFHCFTQFLASQAKVATRPVCSLQALKEDKGETKPSHPTKYRGPNRTAVSMATTTDQQVNHTQNTPDVDSQSTRKLCVFCKQTNHFLPNCQTFQARPAEERRTFVKEQRRCFRCLRTGHHAKDCKNHHTCKKCQGKHPTALHDDNFVNKKGDRTKDAAGTQATETTATTCKVSCNASSHSALTVPVWISTKQDPDKERLVYALIDSQSDTTFVERSVVDFLNPSSRETTRLKIETLRDDIQSGIVCDRVSDLRVRAYNSDTFVELPPAYSIDYIPLRQSTIPTCNTAKSWSHLQQIAHELPPLLNCDPGVLIGFNCSHAFLPRQYIVGGDSEPFAVRTDLGWGIVGKTSPTSQGSSSENVSVCNRVTTKELPVIKPKDACRILERDFEQDEKDGKPTSQEDELFMNILSANVARDSDGHLQMPLPFKKKPVLPNNYVLAAQRLEHLKKKLQRNTEYYNEYNEFMNDIIRRGDAEEAKETTGQEWYIPHHGVFHPQKKKLRVVFDCSAKFNNTCLNDHLLVGPNLINNLVGILSRFRQHSVAFTCDVEKMFHQFRVTEEHCDFLRFLWWKDGNLTDSPAVYRMKVHLFGAASSPGCANYGLKHLAKENQDKFTEGSHFIERDFYVDDGLSSQPTEEKAINLIKEAVAICSTGGLRLHKFASNSHKVMESIPMSERNGNMQTMDLNFHDLPLERTLGMQWSIDNDTLHFSFMPSERPCTRRGILAIVASLYDPLGLIAPYVLTGKQILQEVCHKGTKWDDPVPIELQSAWNTWKEDMDQLKLVSIPRCYYPANFGSITNVQLHHFSDASTTGYGMCTYLRLVNAEGQTHCSLVAAKARVAPKKIVSIPRLELAAAVVAAEVGHAIKQELSYTISEEFFWTDSRVVLGYINNEARRFHVFVANRVQKIRNLSDPSQWHYVPSEDNPADHASRGLRAAELMHSKWFSGPKFLWETKLSLPSATSSALKPEDPEVRTALTTQTTSCAVDLDDRLSRFSSWNVAARVMTRILRLNKSRDKSSTAELSVEEIHNAKLSIIRGVQSQFLAAEISCLSKKGSLPQTNKLHRTEPFLQDGILRVGGRLKKGSFSMGEKHPIILPKNSHVTRLVILHCHEKIKHQGRGMTLNEIRSQGFWVPGGSKQVAKVLSKCVVCRKLRSDAQGQQMADLPKERVEPSPPFTYVGMDCFGPMLVKNGRKEVKRYGLLFTCFCSRAVHLEMLDDMTTDSLINGIRCFIAIRGAAQKIFCDQGTNFVGADNELRSALKEMDEDELKQRLRDHQIQFVFNTPYASHAGGVWERQVQTVKSVLRATTALCPGRLDDSSLRTMLYESMAIVNCRPITAVHQGDPTSPEPLTPNHILTMKSSVPLPPPGKFMTEDLFLRKRWRRVQFLAQQFWSRWRKEYILALTQRQKWLHPKRNLKVGDVVLVKDQELPRNQWPLARVVAASPDDDGLVRHVTLNIAAKDLDKNGKRRSKLSVVERPVHKLILILESN